The following are from one region of the Chitinivibrionales bacterium genome:
- a CDS encoding S8 family serine peptidase: MRSPVLFITWLFITVIPVHAALNAKLLSFTEMDTTLSVWVVFEGKPQSLHKSRITTRAAKRRAKANFPRHHYSDIPVSTENIRQVTKLGARLVHTFKWANAASFDCHASLLDRVSVLSCVKTVLPVRTFIRKPPTPVQPGLRKSRSLKNERYGFSEDQLNLVSIPAAHVFIDSRYGAPPGEGVVIGFLDSGFDLDHDVFSYVHEHHSVVADSDFVDHDGDVSQSDDHGTKTLSLVAGYAPGTFMGAAWGARFVLARTEEAAYERHIEEDNWAAAIVWAESLGVDIVNSSLGYRYTFDPPDEDYTFEDMDGRSTIVSLAARAAVERGMLIVNSAGNDGMLTATGDSTLNAPADVEGVVAVGAVGKDSAVALWSSHGPTADGRIKPDCVAYGSIVNVPHGIDGFRLESGTSYSSPITAGVCALIQQSHPGHAAEMIRSYLYASCMLTPWQDTIDNTYGRGIPDAALACRLTPHSVVIHVRDTSRNSVSNVSIYDNNQNVLGITDSIGLSILEAGEAMHPKTLYIGAQSGDIRQQVQVDTTPLRKNIDLPLGYVKVSLLDTAGEVPRTIEQGTLYWRAPDDTKYYSYPITGGFTIIHFTRFGAAHLYASAKGYFSSDTLTLDLLQPEMIATLYLKRRPVEQLIVYPNVVRLSHPVPHVNYDFIAAELQENERMEASIRSIDGDLVWSHSEYLIEGTSPRVTRWDCRNQKGRRIAPGMYIFLLRYNGKSYKREILIVG; encoded by the coding sequence ATGAGATCCCCTGTGCTGTTCATTACCTGGCTTTTTATAACCGTAATCCCGGTTCATGCCGCTTTAAATGCGAAGCTCCTTTCCTTTACTGAAATGGACACAACCCTTTCGGTATGGGTTGTTTTTGAAGGTAAACCTCAGAGTCTTCACAAAAGCCGTATAACGACCCGTGCTGCAAAACGACGGGCAAAAGCGAATTTTCCGCGGCATCATTACAGTGATATTCCCGTATCGACTGAGAATATCCGCCAGGTAACAAAACTCGGCGCCCGTCTTGTGCATACCTTTAAATGGGCCAATGCTGCAAGTTTCGATTGTCATGCATCGCTGCTCGACCGGGTAAGCGTTCTTTCCTGTGTCAAAACGGTGCTCCCGGTCCGTACTTTCATCAGAAAACCACCGACGCCGGTTCAACCAGGTCTGCGAAAGAGTCGCAGTCTGAAAAATGAACGATACGGATTCAGCGAGGATCAGCTTAATCTGGTTTCGATTCCCGCCGCCCATGTGTTTATTGATTCTCGCTACGGCGCTCCTCCGGGTGAGGGGGTCGTGATCGGGTTTTTAGACAGCGGATTCGATCTCGACCATGATGTGTTTTCCTATGTACATGAGCATCATTCGGTTGTTGCCGACAGCGATTTTGTTGACCATGACGGCGATGTTTCTCAGAGCGATGATCATGGCACGAAAACGTTGTCGCTGGTGGCCGGTTACGCTCCGGGCACATTCATGGGAGCGGCATGGGGGGCCCGGTTTGTGCTTGCCCGCACCGAAGAAGCCGCTTACGAACGGCATATCGAAGAAGACAACTGGGCTGCGGCGATTGTCTGGGCCGAAAGCCTGGGTGTTGACATTGTCAATAGCTCCCTCGGATACCGGTATACCTTTGATCCGCCGGATGAAGATTATACTTTCGAGGACATGGACGGCCGGTCGACTATTGTTTCCCTGGCTGCCCGGGCCGCGGTCGAGCGGGGCATGTTGATTGTCAACTCGGCAGGTAATGACGGTATGCTTACCGCAACCGGCGATTCCACACTGAATGCCCCCGCAGATGTAGAAGGGGTCGTTGCCGTGGGTGCGGTAGGCAAAGACAGCGCTGTTGCCCTGTGGAGCAGTCATGGCCCCACTGCTGACGGACGAATCAAACCGGATTGCGTGGCCTATGGAAGCATCGTGAATGTGCCCCATGGTATCGACGGCTTCCGGCTGGAATCGGGCACTTCCTATTCTTCACCAATAACCGCGGGCGTTTGTGCGCTTATTCAACAGAGCCATCCCGGGCATGCCGCTGAGATGATTCGTTCGTACCTCTATGCATCATGCATGCTCACACCCTGGCAGGATACAATCGACAACACCTATGGACGGGGTATCCCCGATGCCGCACTGGCATGCAGGCTTACACCACATTCAGTTGTCATACATGTGCGGGACACAAGCAGAAATTCCGTAAGCAATGTGTCGATTTACGACAACAATCAGAACGTCCTGGGTATCACCGACAGCATCGGGCTTTCGATTTTGGAAGCAGGCGAGGCCATGCATCCGAAAACCCTGTATATAGGAGCACAATCGGGCGATATCAGACAACAGGTGCAGGTCGATACTACGCCTTTGCGGAAAAATATCGACCTGCCTCTCGGTTATGTGAAAGTATCGTTACTGGATACGGCTGGAGAAGTGCCACGGACCATAGAGCAGGGAACCCTCTACTGGAGAGCCCCGGATGATACGAAATATTATTCCTATCCCATTACCGGCGGATTCACGATTATCCATTTTACCCGGTTCGGTGCTGCGCACCTCTATGCTTCAGCAAAGGGTTATTTTTCGTCGGATACCCTCACCCTCGATTTGCTGCAGCCGGAAATGATCGCAACATTGTATCTGAAACGCCGCCCTGTTGAACAGTTGATCGTCTATCCCAATGTTGTCCGCCTTTCACATCCCGTTCCTCATGTCAACTATGATTTCATAGCTGCCGAATTACAGGAGAACGAGCGCATGGAGGCGTCGATCCGTTCCATTGACGGCGATCTTGTCTGGAGTCACAGCGAATACCTTATCGAAGGTACGTCACCAAGGGTTACCCGGTGGGATTGCCGTAATCAAAAGGGCAGACGGATCGCGCCGGGAATGTATATCTTTTTGCTGCGCTATAATGGAAAGTCCTATAAAAGAGAAATTCTTATTGTGGGATAG
- a CDS encoding HDOD domain-containing protein, whose translation MALSNYAQLQEKVSGISNLPTLPQIASRLVTTINDPTTSANDVAFLVSQDMSLSAKVLRLANSAFYGIPRSITSIQQAVVILGMKVINTMVLSLTVFDMFPQDKGSRLFNREAFWRHCLGCALISRILADTMKSFVIFDSEEAFGAGLLHDIGKVVMEQYFHEDFHKALTLAQEKNISFFDAEKEALGFTHVDIAGWLTEDWNLPQELLLPLIHHHAPAESQEYSDIVALCHYADWLCYQTGIVIDSSYAAPKLDEQSVAKLNIDQKVIEKIKGSIDQELKKMTVFFDLVSGK comes from the coding sequence ATGGCCTTATCGAACTATGCTCAACTCCAGGAAAAAGTAAGCGGCATCAGCAACCTGCCGACACTTCCGCAGATTGCATCACGGCTTGTAACAACGATCAACGATCCGACGACATCGGCAAATGACGTTGCTTTTCTGGTCAGCCAGGACATGTCATTATCGGCAAAAGTGCTCCGGCTTGCAAACAGTGCTTTTTACGGAATTCCCAGGAGTATAACAAGTATCCAGCAAGCGGTGGTGATTCTGGGTATGAAAGTTATTAACACCATGGTACTCAGTCTGACGGTCTTTGATATGTTTCCCCAGGACAAAGGTTCCCGCCTTTTTAATCGCGAAGCTTTCTGGCGCCATTGTTTAGGCTGTGCGCTCATATCGCGCATACTTGCCGACACCATGAAATCCTTTGTTATTTTTGATTCTGAGGAAGCGTTCGGTGCGGGACTGCTGCATGATATTGGAAAAGTTGTCATGGAACAGTACTTTCATGAAGATTTTCATAAAGCGCTGACCCTTGCGCAGGAGAAAAATATTTCCTTTTTTGATGCGGAAAAAGAGGCTCTCGGATTCACCCATGTGGATATTGCCGGCTGGCTGACCGAAGACTGGAACCTTCCCCAGGAACTGCTGCTCCCACTTATTCATCACCATGCACCTGCGGAAAGTCAGGAATATTCCGATATTGTTGCACTCTGCCACTATGCAGACTGGCTCTGTTATCAAACCGGAATAGTTATCGACAGTTCCTATGCGGCCCCGAAGCTGGATGAACAGTCTGTTGCCAAACTGAACATCGACCAGAAGGTGATCGAAAAAATTAAAGGATCTATCGATCAGGAATTAAAGAAGATGACGGTCTTTTTCGATCTTGTTTCGGGTAAATGA
- a CDS encoding OmpA family protein — METLMTTCFCRLSIFLCVFTSVSLSAISPAPIINRNGQTGLFYTHSAKTLRMGRLVVSANTAASLDKNFIHALNGDSSTDIGMFTANLLPSIGYGATNFLDFSLTMPVYWDNIFIDDDDPFGLTGNFGDLELTGKFQYPPYPHSTVFEVAFFGGISIPTGSRDDGWIPRHTYYFRETDSDTGDVTAMYTSKATELDLKMLWTLDLNQFQRKAPLQLHLNFGARFTMHKDLDNLFLLNLGFEYHPSKWFGMFTEFSGETKVGNVKDGFRLGEDPIRLSPGISFTPPGGFYITLGGDINLSADSTHHTYNVDNNLFETNVEPRWRANLTIGWCGFILPQDEDKDGIKDNIDRCPKDPEDFDGYEDTDGCPDLDNDMDGISDLDDKCPTDPEDKDGFEDEDGCPELDNDKDGVPDLEDKCPMAAEDVDGFEDDDGCPDLDNDMDGVPDTSDQCMADPEDRDGFMDHDGCPDLDNDQDGVPDSVDKCPDTKGVPENNGCPMQKPKPKEIKRGRVVLRGVNFESGSAVLTGDSYQILEKVYESLKEWPEVKVEIRGHTDSIGSNSANKILSQKRAEAVMNYLVTRGIDPSRLRAVGMGEEDPIASNRTADGRAMNRRVELHRID, encoded by the coding sequence ATGGAGACTCTTATGACCACTTGCTTTTGCCGTTTGTCTATTTTTCTGTGTGTTTTTACGTCTGTTAGTTTAAGCGCTATTTCTCCCGCGCCCATAATCAATCGCAACGGACAAACCGGTTTGTTCTATACTCATTCGGCCAAAACATTGCGTATGGGCCGTTTGGTGGTGAGTGCAAATACCGCGGCAAGTCTTGACAAGAATTTTATCCATGCCCTTAATGGTGATTCTTCCACCGATATCGGAATGTTTACCGCCAACCTGCTTCCAAGCATTGGCTATGGTGCCACTAATTTTCTGGATTTTTCGCTCACCATGCCGGTATACTGGGATAATATATTTATTGATGATGACGATCCGTTCGGACTTACCGGCAATTTTGGTGACCTCGAGTTAACCGGCAAGTTTCAATATCCGCCCTATCCTCACTCAACGGTATTCGAGGTTGCTTTTTTCGGCGGAATCAGTATTCCGACCGGGAGCAGAGATGACGGCTGGATACCTCGTCATACCTATTATTTCCGGGAGACCGATTCGGACACCGGCGATGTTACGGCAATGTATACGTCGAAAGCAACTGAACTCGATCTCAAGATGCTATGGACACTGGATCTCAATCAGTTTCAACGAAAAGCGCCACTTCAACTGCATCTGAATTTCGGCGCCCGGTTTACCATGCATAAAGATCTGGATAATCTGTTTCTGCTCAATCTCGGATTCGAATATCATCCTTCAAAGTGGTTTGGAATGTTTACCGAATTCAGCGGCGAAACCAAAGTGGGCAACGTCAAAGACGGGTTCCGTCTCGGGGAAGATCCGATTCGCCTGTCGCCCGGAATTTCCTTTACCCCTCCCGGCGGTTTTTACATTACCCTTGGTGGAGATATCAATCTCTCAGCCGATTCGACCCATCATACCTATAACGTCGATAATAACCTCTTTGAGACAAATGTTGAGCCTCGATGGCGGGCGAATCTGACAATCGGATGGTGTGGTTTTATCCTTCCCCAGGATGAAGACAAGGATGGTATTAAAGATAATATCGATCGCTGTCCCAAGGACCCGGAAGATTTTGATGGATACGAAGATACCGACGGCTGTCCCGATCTCGATAACGATATGGACGGCATATCCGATTTAGATGATAAATGTCCGACCGATCCTGAAGATAAGGATGGTTTTGAAGATGAAGATGGGTGTCCTGAGCTCGACAACGATAAAGACGGGGTTCCTGATCTGGAAGACAAGTGTCCTATGGCGGCTGAGGATGTCGACGGTTTTGAAGATGATGACGGCTGTCCCGATCTCGATAACGACATGGACGGTGTTCCCGATACATCCGATCAGTGTATGGCCGATCCTGAAGACAGAGACGGGTTTATGGATCACGACGGCTGTCCCGACCTGGATAACGATCAGGATGGTGTTCCCGATAGTGTGGATAAATGTCCTGATACAAAAGGTGTTCCCGAGAATAATGGATGTCCCATGCAGAAACCCAAGCCCAAGGAAATCAAGCGGGGCCGGGTTGTTCTCCGAGGTGTCAATTTTGAGTCCGGTAGCGCAGTGCTTACCGGCGATTCCTATCAGATTTTAGAAAAAGTATATGAGTCGCTTAAAGAATGGCCCGAGGTAAAAGTTGAGATCCGAGGCCATACCGACAGCATTGGAAGCAATAGCGCGAATAAGATTCTGTCTCAGAAACGGGCAGAAGCTGTTATGAATTATCTGGTAACCAGAGGAATAGATCCGTCCCGTCTGAGAGCGGTAGGCATGGGTGAAGAAGATCCCATTGCCAGCAACCGGACTGCGGACGGCCGGGCAATGAACCGGCGGGTAGAGTTGCACCGGATAGATTAG
- a CDS encoding tetratricopeptide repeat protein, with amino-acid sequence MNRLLQFKRIIMYFTSRLMKRIGTSSLYHLVLILSFCLLLLGGCAYLNTFYNAKAYFNSSYSEHKKLMQEHPDSTIELPSNIAMGYDSAISKSLKVLDVYHKQEKWHDDAVFLMGKAHFYKKEHSRAIRRLRQVQKEFPQSPHVPESYLYLGKAYLQDGLLDKAEQTFNYILEKYPQLNKNEQVSVLIAEVAIRREGKAMALEILEKIRKSIKNPVEKMKLFLQIADLYMDLHQYDKAINLLKTSPRKRGLNKLHYRIDYALLSCYLKIDSLQTALDLADGMLKKKQYQNEIPAILLKKGAILVQMERYDDAIASYERITERYDTSDVVGEAWFELGIIYQKNKSDYEKAEECFVKAASLAKDPEIKERAAKRSEALKLLARYRGEPDSTDTASAADTATSDWGLEMFRIGELFWLSLDEPDSALKYYTALASDTLLRDDSLPKALYAAGWISRHAKNDTATSDSFFNMLIEKYPTNIYAKQAQQAKGEKVTIQTREDTAQYRFNSAEQKLFADDDMESAIEEYLKIYETYPDLIYGRRSIYAAAWLYDFKLEKNVTARDLYIELCDSFPESDLCLKEAKPRLQVVEDTLRVLRARKMQKENARKQSKKSLNKKRSLKKKANPPSPPSEAVSPAKPDSIFEADGE; translated from the coding sequence ATGAATCGACTATTACAGTTTAAGCGCATTATTATGTATTTTACCTCAAGACTTATGAAACGAATCGGCACGTCTTCACTCTATCATCTGGTCCTCATACTTTCCTTCTGCCTGCTTTTGCTGGGAGGGTGTGCATATCTTAATACGTTTTACAATGCCAAAGCCTATTTCAATAGTTCGTACTCGGAACATAAAAAATTAATGCAGGAGCATCCCGACTCGACGATCGAATTGCCTTCGAACATCGCTATGGGATATGATTCGGCGATTTCAAAGAGTCTGAAGGTGCTCGATGTGTACCATAAGCAGGAGAAATGGCATGATGATGCTGTTTTTCTGATGGGAAAAGCACATTTTTACAAAAAGGAGCACAGCCGTGCAATCCGCCGGCTTCGCCAGGTGCAGAAAGAATTTCCCCAGAGCCCTCACGTACCCGAGTCCTATCTCTATCTGGGAAAAGCGTACCTGCAAGATGGATTACTCGATAAAGCGGAACAGACATTCAATTATATTCTCGAAAAATATCCTCAGCTCAATAAAAACGAGCAGGTTTCGGTGCTGATTGCCGAGGTGGCAATTCGCCGGGAAGGCAAGGCTATGGCACTCGAAATTCTGGAAAAAATCAGAAAATCGATCAAAAACCCTGTCGAGAAGATGAAGCTATTTTTGCAGATTGCCGATTTATACATGGATCTCCATCAGTATGATAAAGCCATTAACCTGCTGAAAACCAGTCCCCGTAAACGGGGTTTGAATAAGCTCCACTACCGGATCGATTATGCGCTGTTGAGTTGTTATCTGAAAATTGATTCTCTGCAAACCGCCCTGGATCTGGCCGATGGGATGCTAAAGAAAAAACAGTATCAAAATGAAATCCCCGCAATACTGTTGAAAAAAGGTGCGATTCTGGTGCAAATGGAGCGGTACGATGATGCTATTGCGAGCTATGAGCGGATTACCGAGCGGTATGACACAAGCGATGTTGTTGGTGAAGCATGGTTTGAGCTGGGAATTATCTATCAGAAAAACAAGAGTGATTACGAGAAAGCGGAGGAATGTTTTGTCAAGGCGGCGTCACTGGCAAAAGACCCCGAGATCAAAGAGCGCGCAGCAAAGCGTAGCGAAGCGCTGAAATTACTGGCCCGGTACCGGGGTGAACCGGATTCGACCGATACTGCGAGTGCAGCAGATACGGCAACATCCGACTGGGGGCTGGAGATGTTCCGTATAGGAGAGCTGTTCTGGCTCAGTCTCGATGAACCCGACTCTGCGCTCAAGTACTACACCGCGCTGGCATCGGATACATTGTTGCGTGATGATTCCCTTCCAAAGGCACTCTATGCCGCTGGCTGGATAAGCCGTCACGCTAAAAACGATACGGCAACATCCGACAGTTTCTTTAACATGCTGATAGAAAAGTATCCCACTAATATCTATGCAAAACAGGCCCAGCAGGCAAAGGGCGAGAAAGTAACGATTCAGACCCGGGAAGATACCGCCCAGTATCGGTTTAATTCGGCAGAGCAGAAACTTTTTGCCGATGATGATATGGAGAGCGCTATCGAAGAGTATCTGAAAATTTATGAAACCTATCCCGACCTGATATATGGCCGGCGGTCGATCTATGCTGCGGCGTGGCTCTACGATTTCAAGCTGGAAAAGAATGTGACTGCCCGGGATCTCTATATTGAATTGTGCGACTCTTTCCCCGAGTCGGATTTATGTCTGAAAGAAGCCAAACCCCGTCTGCAGGTTGTTGAAGATACCCTTCGGGTATTACGGGCAAGAAAAATGCAAAAAGAAAACGCCCGGAAACAATCAAAAAAGAGTCTGAATAAAAAGAGAAGCCTGAAAAAGAAAGCAAATCCACCCTCACCCCCCAGTGAGGCTGTCTCCCCGGCAAAGCCCGATAGTATATTTGAGGCGGATGGGGAGTGA
- a CDS encoding pyruvate carboxylase subunit B: MSKKHQPKKEAKEEKLHKIPLRITDTTFRDAHQSLWATRMRTDDIMNIIDTVDNVGYYSLEVWGGATFDVCLRFLRENPWERLRMIKSKAKKTPLQMLLRGQNLVGYRNYADDVVDRFVALACENGMDIFRVFDALNDTRNLESAVKAVKKHGGHAQGTLSYTISPVHTIEKYIEYAKEQVAIGIDSLVIKDMAGILTPFAAERLVGTLIKEVRVPIQLHCHSSSGMATATYVEAVRAGAGAIDCAISTLAGFSSQPPVEALATIFSETSYSPDLDMDALQKVATFMESLAPKRIQRSASRAVIDPHILVHQIPGGMISNFRSQLDKQGALDKLPEVFEEVTRVRKDLGYPPLVTPTSQIVGTMAVVNVVTGKRYKMVPNEVKDYVRGLYGRSPGPVDPEFVKQIMGDEKPVDHRPADNLPPMLPKATAGLDPELIEHEEDILSYCVLPKPSLEYFKWRKLPPDQRPEIPADTELRQMGQEEQKIAQCEQESAARSKVEEKVKRILDPVDYSGISELLANAQGIAFDELVIAKGDFSLTLHGPGAASKSARRKSIKVSESIRHLGTKDVVEETSAEAPGAPKSTAEPETGTSIISPLVGTFYSAAGPGKPRFVSEGDIVEKGDKVCIVEAMKLFNEIEAPIKCRIVKFLIADGENVKKDQPLISIEELQ; this comes from the coding sequence ATGTCTAAAAAGCACCAGCCAAAAAAAGAAGCAAAAGAAGAAAAACTGCACAAAATACCGCTTCGAATTACCGACACGACCTTTCGTGATGCACATCAATCATTATGGGCGACCCGGATGCGTACTGATGATATCATGAACATTATCGATACGGTCGACAATGTGGGGTATTACTCACTTGAAGTATGGGGCGGTGCGACATTTGATGTCTGCCTCCGTTTTTTGCGGGAAAACCCTTGGGAACGTCTGAGAATGATAAAATCCAAGGCAAAAAAAACCCCGCTTCAGATGCTTCTGCGTGGTCAGAATCTGGTTGGATATCGCAATTATGCCGACGATGTTGTGGATCGGTTTGTTGCCCTGGCCTGTGAAAACGGCATGGATATTTTCAGGGTTTTCGATGCACTCAACGATACAAGAAATCTTGAATCTGCCGTGAAAGCGGTTAAAAAGCATGGCGGTCATGCACAGGGAACGCTTTCCTATACCATAAGCCCTGTTCATACAATCGAAAAGTATATTGAGTATGCAAAGGAACAGGTTGCTATCGGAATCGATTCACTGGTCATTAAAGACATGGCGGGTATTCTGACTCCCTTTGCAGCAGAACGGCTGGTTGGTACGCTTATCAAAGAAGTGCGTGTTCCGATCCAGCTCCACTGTCATTCATCGAGTGGTATGGCCACGGCAACCTATGTCGAGGCGGTACGAGCAGGAGCAGGGGCGATCGATTGTGCAATATCCACCTTGGCCGGATTTTCTTCCCAGCCTCCGGTCGAGGCTCTGGCAACCATCTTTTCAGAAACCAGCTATTCTCCTGATCTCGATATGGATGCGCTTCAGAAGGTCGCCACATTCATGGAAAGTCTGGCACCCAAACGGATCCAGCGGTCGGCTTCCAGGGCCGTGATCGATCCTCACATCCTGGTGCATCAGATTCCCGGCGGTATGATTTCCAATTTTCGTTCCCAGCTGGATAAGCAGGGCGCCCTCGATAAGCTGCCCGAGGTTTTTGAAGAGGTGACCCGGGTACGAAAAGATCTCGGATATCCGCCCCTGGTAACGCCAACAAGTCAGATTGTCGGGACTATGGCGGTTGTCAATGTAGTGACCGGGAAACGGTATAAAATGGTTCCTAATGAAGTGAAAGATTATGTGCGGGGCCTGTATGGACGATCTCCTGGACCCGTCGATCCGGAATTCGTTAAACAGATTATGGGAGATGAAAAACCTGTCGATCATCGGCCGGCCGATAATCTCCCGCCGATGCTTCCAAAGGCAACGGCAGGGCTTGATCCCGAACTAATCGAGCACGAAGAGGATATTCTTTCCTATTGTGTTCTTCCGAAACCCTCGCTGGAGTATTTCAAATGGCGCAAGCTTCCGCCGGACCAGCGGCCGGAAATACCCGCCGATACCGAATTGCGTCAGATGGGACAGGAAGAGCAAAAAATCGCTCAGTGTGAACAGGAGTCCGCTGCCCGGTCGAAAGTAGAAGAAAAAGTCAAACGCATCCTCGATCCGGTCGATTATTCCGGAATCAGTGAGCTTCTGGCAAATGCGCAAGGAATCGCTTTTGATGAATTGGTTATCGCTAAAGGAGATTTTTCCCTGACGCTTCATGGTCCGGGCGCGGCGTCAAAATCCGCCCGGAGAAAATCGATTAAAGTGTCTGAATCGATTCGGCATCTTGGGACAAAAGACGTTGTCGAGGAAACATCCGCCGAAGCCCCCGGTGCACCGAAAAGTACTGCTGAACCGGAAACCGGCACATCAATAATATCCCCGCTGGTCGGGACATTCTACTCTGCCGCAGGACCGGGAAAGCCGCGGTTTGTCAGTGAAGGCGATATCGTTGAAAAGGGCGATAAGGTCTGTATTGTCGAAGCAATGAAACTGTTTAATGAAATTGAAGCTCCAATAAAATGCAGGATTGTTAAGTTTCTCATTGCTGACGGCGAAAATGTGAAAAAGGACCAGCCGCTTATATCGATCGAAGAACTGCAGTGA
- a CDS encoding OmpA family protein has translation MVRLMVKTVLCGSLLWGIAAGNLNTNGQKGITRTISGKTLGKSKMNVGAGLNYAQGLSSSPFIRWDKVPDGETGFSAGAEENGKFISSNAYLALGVASFWDIGVSIPFMWDGSDLYDDLSAFGIGDLEFSTKILYPRPTEPRVFYQAYYLAAGFGVTQMMDHGIYPRHAYYTSKSFSEGGNVNNAGQDADVMSATSFVVKAMLCWTFDIKAAAENVPLEITVNGGIAIPDGSRAITGLANMALTYTPVDALTIYVDYAGEFRGNTVINRPDELLGEPMWLSPGIRITAPVGVYVQLGADIGLSQDSDEYRTTWAVDGGRYSTSPVPKLGVQFAFGWCGFLSAQDEDRDGIKDKDDRCPKDAEDIDGFEDSDGCPEEDNDKDGVLDKQDKCSKEPEDKDGFEDEDGCPDPDNDEDGIIDTKDKCPLVAEDFDGFEDKDGCPDYDNDKDGVPDSLDKCPNDVEDFDKFKDDDGCPDIDNDKDGIPDLKDKCPNEPETFNNLNDKDGCPDEKKQESKMPKHQIMRGVNFSSGSAEMSFDSYKHLDPIIEEMKKYPEIEIEIRGHTDSIGRSSANKRLSQMRAESVRQYMMSRGIEGHRMRAVGFGSSSPIADNRTAAGRAQNRRIEIVRIK, from the coding sequence ATGGTACGTTTGATGGTAAAAACCGTACTTTGTGGAAGTCTGCTGTGGGGTATTGCTGCAGGAAATCTTAATACCAATGGTCAAAAAGGGATAACGCGCACGATATCCGGTAAGACTCTTGGAAAATCGAAAATGAATGTCGGTGCAGGGCTGAATTACGCACAAGGACTTTCATCATCGCCCTTTATCAGATGGGATAAGGTGCCGGATGGTGAAACGGGATTTTCTGCAGGTGCCGAAGAAAACGGCAAATTCATTTCATCCAATGCCTATCTTGCTCTGGGAGTGGCTTCGTTCTGGGATATCGGAGTCAGCATTCCTTTTATGTGGGACGGCAGCGATTTGTATGATGATCTTTCGGCCTTTGGTATCGGTGATCTGGAATTTTCCACAAAGATTCTCTACCCCCGCCCTACCGAACCCCGGGTTTTTTATCAAGCCTACTATCTTGCTGCTGGTTTTGGTGTTACCCAGATGATGGATCATGGCATCTATCCCCGTCATGCATATTATACTTCTAAAAGTTTTTCCGAAGGCGGCAATGTTAATAATGCCGGTCAAGATGCTGATGTCATGTCGGCAACTTCTTTTGTTGTAAAAGCGATGCTCTGCTGGACTTTTGATATCAAGGCAGCTGCCGAAAACGTTCCTCTGGAAATCACGGTGAACGGTGGTATTGCCATTCCCGACGGTAGCAGGGCTATAACTGGACTGGCAAATATGGCGCTTACTTATACTCCGGTCGATGCACTTACCATTTATGTCGATTATGCCGGCGAGTTCCGTGGTAATACGGTGATCAACCGGCCCGATGAGCTTCTGGGCGAACCCATGTGGCTGTCACCGGGTATCCGCATTACCGCGCCGGTGGGCGTTTATGTGCAGCTCGGTGCGGATATCGGCTTGTCTCAGGATTCCGATGAGTACCGGACAACCTGGGCGGTCGACGGCGGAAGATATTCTACTTCACCGGTACCAAAACTGGGAGTACAGTTTGCCTTTGGATGGTGCGGATTCCTTTCGGCGCAGGATGAAGATCGTGACGGTATAAAAGATAAAGACGACCGGTGCCCCAAGGATGCCGAGGATATCGACGGGTTTGAAGATTCGGACGGGTGCCCTGAAGAGGACAATGACAAAGACGGTGTGCTGGATAAGCAAGATAAATGCTCCAAAGAGCCCGAAGACAAAGATGGATTCGAGGATGAAGACGGGTGTCCCGACCCTGATAACGACGAAGACGGTATTATCGATACAAAAGACAAATGTCCTCTGGTTGCTGAAGATTTCGATGGATTTGAAGACAAGGACGGCTGCCCTGATTATGACAACGATAAAGACGGCGTGCCGGATTCTCTGGACAAATGCCCCAACGATGTCGAAGATTTCGATAAGTTCAAGGATGATGATGGTTGTCCGGATATCGATAACGACAAGGACGGTATTCCCGACTTAAAAGACAAATGTCCGAATGAGCCCGAGACATTCAATAATCTCAATGATAAGGACGGCTGTCCGGATGAGAAAAAGCAGGAGTCAAAAATGCCGAAACACCAGATCATGCGGGGTGTAAATTTCAGCAGCGGCAGTGCTGAGATGAGTTTCGATTCCTACAAGCATCTCGATCCGATTATCGAAGAGATGAAAAAGTATCCCGAAATAGAGATTGAGATACGTGGACATACCGACAGTATCGGGAGGAGTTCGGCGAATAAACGTCTTTCACAAATGCGGGCCGAGTCGGTACGACAGTACATGATGTCCCGGGGGATTGAAGGCCATCGGATGCGTGCGGTCGGTTTTGGCTCAAGCAGCCCGATTGCCGACAACAGGACTGCCGCCGGACGGGCCCAGAACAGGCGTATCGAAATCGTCAGAATAAAGTAA